The DNA sequence AAACCGGTATGAAATCGACAGGCATAGTTCGTAAAGTAGATGATCTCGGACGTATAGTTCTCCCTAAAGAGCTTCGTAACGTCCTGGATATTGCAGAAAGGGACCCTTTAGAAATTTTTGTGGAGGGCAACTCCATTATTTTGCAGAAATATGAGCCCAGCTGCTTTTTCTGCGGGAGCCAAGAGCATATCCATCAGTATAAAAACAAAAATATCTGCCAAGTTTGCCTGCATGAAATGAAAAACCTGATTATAGGCTAAGTCACCTCTTCTGAATAAGAAGGCGCCCTCTACAACGCAAAAAAAGAGACCTTGTCTTTC is a window from the Oscillospiraceae bacterium MB08-C2-2 genome containing:
- a CDS encoding AbrB/MazE/SpoVT family DNA-binding domain-containing protein, encoding MKSTGIVRKVDDLGRIVLPKELRNVLDIAERDPLEIFVEGNSIILQKYEPSCFFCGSQEHIHQYKNKNICQVCLHEMKNLIIG